The Paenibacillus uliginis N3/975 genome has a window encoding:
- a CDS encoding chloramphenicol phosphotransferase CPT family protein, whose product MKKGNIILLNGVSSSGKTTLAKELLKKLPDYFHYSIDDFDIVIDHMEDRENNRLIPVETEYFFHRTIAMFSDKGVNLIVDHVIYDQFTRADCVKCLSGYPLLLIGVHCPVEELKRREKERGDRRIGQAQEQLEFVHKEEVYDIEVDTFIDGLENCIEKIVQKVQEDH is encoded by the coding sequence ATGAAAAAAGGAAATATTATTTTATTAAACGGAGTTTCAAGCTCCGGTAAGACAACATTAGCAAAAGAATTATTAAAGAAGCTGCCTGATTATTTCCATTATAGTATTGACGATTTCGACATTGTTATTGATCATATGGAAGATAGAGAAAATAATCGATTGATTCCTGTTGAAACAGAGTATTTTTTCCATCGAACAATTGCTATGTTTTCTGATAAAGGAGTTAACCTTATCGTTGATCATGTTATTTATGACCAGTTTACAAGAGCGGATTGTGTAAAATGCCTATCAGGATATCCGCTGCTATTGATTGGTGTTCATTGTCCGGTAGAAGAGCTTAAACGCAGAGAAAAAGAAAGAGGAGACCGAAGAATAGGGCAAGCCCAAGAACAACTAGAGTTTGTACACAAGGAAGAGGTTTATGACATAGAGGTCGATACATTTATAGATGGCTTAGAAAACTGTATAGAAAAGATCGTTCAGAAGGTACAAGAAGATCATTAG
- the asd gene encoding aspartate-semialdehyde dehydrogenase has protein sequence MSEKLKVGIVGGTGMVGQRLVQLLDEHPWFKVTVIAASSSSAGKAYEESVQGRWKLSSPIPEKVKSIVVQDASKVAEVAAQVDFIFCAVDMKKNEIQALEEAYAKTGTPVISNNSAHRWTPDVPMVIPEINPGHIEVIAAQRKRLGTSTGFIAVKPNCSIQSYVPALHALLDYKPTNVVASTYQAISGAGKNFTDWPDMLDNVIPYIGGEEEKSEQEPLRIWGSVVDGEIIKANSPLITTQCIRVPVTDGHLATVFVSFENKPSKEEIIDRWLQFKGRPQELDLPSAPKQFITYFEEENRPQTKLDRDIERGMGVSVGRLREDSIYDYKFVGLSHNTLRGAAGGAVLIAELLKAEGYIQSK, from the coding sequence ATGTCAGAAAAACTTAAAGTTGGTATTGTCGGTGGAACAGGTATGGTTGGTCAGCGCCTAGTTCAATTGCTGGATGAGCATCCCTGGTTTAAAGTAACGGTCATTGCAGCAAGTAGCAGTTCGGCAGGCAAAGCATATGAAGAATCCGTGCAAGGTAGATGGAAGCTGTCTAGCCCAATTCCTGAAAAAGTGAAAAGTATCGTCGTTCAGGATGCTTCGAAAGTAGCGGAGGTTGCCGCTCAGGTCGATTTTATTTTTTGCGCTGTTGATATGAAAAAGAATGAAATTCAAGCATTAGAAGAGGCTTACGCAAAAACGGGTACACCCGTTATTTCCAATAATTCAGCTCATCGCTGGACACCTGACGTTCCGATGGTTATTCCGGAAATTAATCCAGGGCATATTGAAGTGATTGCTGCACAGAGAAAGCGGCTGGGAACTTCGACTGGGTTTATTGCTGTTAAACCCAACTGTTCCATTCAGAGCTATGTACCGGCACTTCATGCATTACTCGATTACAAACCAACAAATGTGGTTGCATCGACGTATCAGGCGATATCTGGAGCCGGCAAGAACTTTACGGATTGGCCAGATATGTTAGATAATGTAATCCCGTATATTGGCGGTGAGGAAGAGAAAAGCGAGCAGGAGCCGCTGCGTATATGGGGCAGCGTTGTAGATGGCGAAATTATAAAAGCAAATTCACCATTAATTACTACGCAGTGTATTCGCGTTCCCGTAACGGATGGACATTTAGCTACTGTATTTGTATCGTTCGAGAACAAACCTTCGAAAGAAGAAATTATAGATCGTTGGCTGCAATTCAAAGGACGACCGCAGGAGCTTGATCTGCCAAGTGCACCAAAGCAGTTCATAACGTATTTTGAAGAAGAGAACAGACCACAGACGAAACTGGATCGTGACATTGAGCGCGGTATGGGAGTCTCGGTGGGAAGATTGCGCGAGGATTCGATATACGATTATAAATTTGTAGGACTATCGCATAATACTTTACGTGGCGCAGCAGGCGGTGCCGTCCTAATTGCTGAATTGCTTAAAGCTGAAGGGTACATTCAATCCAAATAA